One Chitinophaga sp. H8 DNA window includes the following coding sequences:
- a CDS encoding Na+/H+ antiporter: MENYTIIIFIMAIMIGLSAMADKVKLPYPVLLIVAGIGLGFIPAMPAVVLNHDIVFLIFLPPLLYDAAFNISFQEFRTHLNTINTLAISLVFITASGIAVTAWLLMPGITWPLAFVLGAILSATDAVAAMSITKGLGLSHKTVTILEGESLVNDASALVAYRFAVAAVTGTAFVFWKASLEFVLLMAGGFLIGFVMSKILGLVLFRVRKNAMVTISFMLLMPFVTYLLAEELHVSGVIAVVILGLGIARFSNRIFRDDLKQQSRSIWEVIIFLLNGLIFILIGLQLPYVTKNIPDNQLWPYIGYAFLITIVTLVLRMARVFLQQVNLDRAFQSKRHRVTEHALLDFKTSLIISWSGMRGIVSLAIAIGLPLTLKDGSPFPMRDAIIFISVVVVLFTLIGQGLTLPLIVKWLQKK, encoded by the coding sequence ATGGAGAATTATACCATCATCATCTTTATTATGGCCATTATGATCGGCCTTTCTGCAATGGCCGATAAAGTAAAATTACCTTATCCTGTTTTGCTGATTGTAGCCGGTATCGGATTGGGATTTATCCCGGCCATGCCTGCGGTAGTACTTAATCATGATATCGTGTTCCTGATATTTTTGCCGCCGTTACTTTATGATGCGGCTTTTAATATTTCCTTCCAGGAGTTCAGGACCCACCTGAATACGATCAATACACTGGCGATATCGCTGGTATTTATCACTGCTTCAGGTATTGCGGTTACTGCCTGGCTGCTGATGCCGGGAATTACCTGGCCACTGGCTTTTGTACTGGGGGCTATCCTCTCTGCTACGGATGCCGTGGCGGCGATGAGCATCACCAAAGGCCTGGGGCTGTCGCACAAAACAGTAACCATCCTGGAGGGCGAAAGTCTGGTAAATGACGCTTCTGCACTGGTAGCTTATCGCTTTGCCGTGGCTGCGGTAACAGGTACTGCCTTTGTATTCTGGAAGGCTTCCCTGGAGTTTGTCCTGCTGATGGCCGGCGGATTCCTGATCGGATTTGTGATGAGCAAAATACTAGGGCTGGTCCTCTTCCGGGTACGCAAGAATGCCATGGTTACCATCAGCTTTATGCTGCTCATGCCTTTTGTAACCTACCTGCTGGCAGAAGAACTACATGTATCCGGCGTGATAGCCGTAGTAATACTCGGGCTCGGCATTGCCCGCTTCAGCAACCGCATCTTCCGGGATGATTTAAAACAACAATCCCGCTCCATCTGGGAAGTGATCATCTTTTTACTCAACGGACTGATCTTTATCCTCATCGGTTTACAATTGCCCTACGTGACCAAAAATATTCCGGATAACCAACTCTGGCCCTACATCGGATATGCTTTCCTGATCACCATCGTCACGCTGGTACTGCGCATGGCCAGGGTGTTTTTGCAACAGGTGAATCTGGACAGGGCCTTCCAAAGTAAAAGACATCGGGTCACGGAACATGCCCTGCTGGATTTTAAAACCAGCCTCATCATCAGCTGGTCCGGCATGCGGGGAATCGTTTCCCTGGCTATTGCTATTGGCCTGCCACTAACTTTAAAAGATGGCAGCCCTTTTCCCATGCGGGACGCGATCATATTCATCTCGGTGGTAGTGGTGCTGTTTACCCTGATAGGGCAGGGATTAACCTTACCCTTGATCGTAAAATGGCTGCAGAAAAAATAA
- a CDS encoding amidohydrolase family protein, with protein MIKTKLITLIIASCLAALPVFAQAVLLKNATVIDGNGKTPQQHTDILILADTIAAIGKGLQHPGAVVTDLSGKTVMPALISAHVHVGVLKGTGTAASNYTRENIIRQLRKYEDYGVSHVLTMGTDRPLIFETGIRDSSLAGLLPGARYHASGYGFNTPMASMPPDFWMDLLYRPATAAAVGPQMDALAKVHPAVVKMWVDDFGGSAKKMDPAICKAIIDQAHRHHLRAAAHLYYLEDAHKLVAGGLDIIAHSIRDKEVDQSLLSEMKKKGVIYIPTLSLDEFAYIYARQPDWINDDFFKASLEPGVYEMVTSTDYQQKLKNAPAYDKNVAAFETALRNVKKIHDAGIIIALGTDSGASPVRTQGFSEHLELELLVQAGLTPLQAITAATKNAARALQISAKSGTLAKGKTADLIILSANPEQDIKNTRKIIAVYKAGQLVSNGPLSK; from the coding sequence ATGATAAAAACAAAGCTCATCACCCTGATCATAGCATCTTGTTTGGCTGCTTTACCGGTATTTGCACAAGCTGTCTTATTGAAAAATGCTACGGTGATTGATGGTAATGGAAAAACCCCACAGCAGCACACCGACATCCTGATACTGGCAGATACCATCGCTGCCATAGGAAAAGGATTACAGCACCCCGGTGCTGTGGTGACCGACCTCAGTGGTAAAACGGTCATGCCTGCACTGATCAGCGCACATGTGCACGTAGGGGTGCTCAAAGGTACGGGCACTGCTGCGAGCAATTATACCCGCGAAAATATTATCCGCCAGCTCCGTAAATATGAAGACTATGGAGTAAGCCATGTGCTCACAATGGGTACCGATCGCCCGCTGATATTTGAAACGGGTATCCGGGACTCTTCCCTCGCCGGACTGCTGCCCGGTGCGCGATATCATGCAAGTGGTTATGGCTTTAATACACCGATGGCCAGCATGCCGCCCGACTTCTGGATGGATCTCCTTTATCGCCCGGCTACTGCGGCGGCGGTAGGGCCGCAAATGGATGCGCTGGCAAAAGTACATCCGGCAGTAGTCAAAATGTGGGTGGATGACTTTGGTGGCAGCGCAAAAAAAATGGACCCCGCTATATGCAAGGCAATCATCGATCAGGCACACCGGCATCACCTCCGCGCAGCGGCACATCTGTATTATCTCGAAGATGCACATAAACTGGTGGCCGGTGGACTGGATATCATCGCCCACAGCATACGCGATAAAGAAGTGGATCAAAGCCTCCTCAGCGAGATGAAGAAAAAAGGCGTGATCTATATTCCTACACTCTCGCTCGACGAGTTTGCCTACATTTATGCCCGTCAGCCCGACTGGATCAATGACGACTTTTTCAAGGCTTCCCTGGAACCCGGGGTATATGAAATGGTGACGTCCACCGACTATCAGCAAAAGCTGAAGAATGCTCCGGCGTACGACAAAAATGTGGCGGCTTTTGAAACGGCATTACGCAATGTGAAAAAGATCCACGATGCGGGTATTATTATCGCATTGGGTACTGATTCCGGTGCTTCTCCGGTACGTACGCAGGGCTTTTCGGAACACCTGGAGCTGGAACTGCTGGTACAGGCGGGGCTTACCCCTTTGCAGGCGATCACCGCCGCTACTAAAAATGCAGCACGGGCCCTGCAGATCAGTGCTAAGTCAGGCACGCTGGCCAAAGGTAAAACTGCCGACCTGATCATTCTCTCGGCCAATCCCGAACAGGATATCAAAAATACCCGGAAAATCATCGCCGTATATAAAGCAGGACAGCTGGTGAGCAACGGTCCTTTATCAAAATAA